One genomic window of Mucilaginibacter sp. SJ includes the following:
- a CDS encoding efflux RND transporter periplasmic adaptor subunit, whose product MKLKYIVLLSSISLMAACAGNQKPVDLTETKKTTQKASGYETGKVSEKALSSEARLPGQLKPYNEVNLFPKVNGFVKTVFVDRGTLVKKGQLLVTLEAPEMESQLQAADSRYMQAKENAVASKEKYQRLKEAAKEPGSVSPLELDNALAKMKADDAMARSESSIVASVRTMQDYLNIRAPFDGMIIQRNVSPGALVAPGKGTDLPMLILQDTRKLRLEVYIPEDFVDKVDLKQQVKFTFNAMPGQEQTAKISRSANALGSMRSEAIEIDVQNQNGILKPGMYAEVKIPMLSGAKSLLVPNNAIIRSTEREYVIAVKDGKAALIDIKEGLSRHDSTEVFGNLKANDIILKNASDEVKDGTNIN is encoded by the coding sequence ATGAAACTAAAATATATTGTACTGCTAAGCAGTATCAGCCTGATGGCCGCATGTGCAGGCAATCAAAAGCCGGTGGACCTTACAGAAACCAAAAAAACCACCCAAAAAGCAAGCGGATATGAAACCGGCAAAGTGTCGGAAAAAGCACTGTCAAGCGAAGCCCGCCTTCCAGGCCAGTTAAAACCCTATAACGAGGTAAACCTGTTTCCGAAAGTAAACGGGTTTGTAAAAACCGTTTTTGTTGACCGTGGTACCTTGGTAAAAAAAGGACAATTACTGGTAACCTTAGAAGCGCCGGAAATGGAATCGCAATTGCAGGCTGCCGATTCCCGCTACATGCAGGCCAAAGAGAACGCAGTTGCCAGTAAGGAAAAGTATCAGCGTTTAAAAGAGGCTGCAAAAGAACCTGGATCAGTTTCTCCGCTTGAATTGGATAACGCTTTAGCAAAAATGAAAGCTGATGACGCAATGGCCCGTTCAGAAAGCTCGATCGTGGCATCTGTACGCACCATGCAGGATTACCTGAACATTCGTGCTCCTTTTGATGGCATGATCATTCAGCGTAACGTATCTCCGGGAGCTTTGGTAGCCCCGGGTAAAGGTACAGACCTGCCTATGCTTATTTTGCAGGATACCCGCAAGCTGCGTTTAGAGGTTTACATCCCCGAAGATTTCGTAGACAAAGTTGACTTAAAGCAGCAGGTAAAATTCACTTTTAATGCTATGCCGGGGCAGGAACAAACAGCCAAAATCAGTCGCTCGGCCAATGCTTTAGGGAGTATGCGTTCTGAAGCTATTGAAATAGACGTACAAAACCAAAATGGAATACTAAAACCGGGGATGTATGCCGAAGTAAAGATCCCGATGCTTTCGGGCGCCAAATCGTTGTTAGTGCCCAACAATGCCATCATCCGGTCAACCGAGAGGGAATATGTAATAGCTGTAAAAGACGGCAAGGCAGCATTAATTGATATAAAGGAAGGATTATCCAGACATGACTCAACCGAAGTGTTTGGAAACCTGAAGGCCAACGATATCATTCTTAAAAATGCCAGCGATGAGGTGAAGGACGGGACGAATATTAATTGA
- a CDS encoding efflux RND transporter permease subunit gives MSMVTSALKRPITTVVVTLSLLIFAVLSAIKIPIDIFPKLNLPTIYVIESYGGMSPQQMEGFFSTRLQDQFLYVNGIKSVTSKNIQGLTMVKLSFYESTDMAEAQAQVALQVSRVMSFFPPGALPPQVVRFDASSLPVGQLVLSAPNRSLKDIYDMAATKVRPMFATVPGLSAPPPFGSNARSITLNVDPNKLRSYGLTPDEVVSALAKFNVMSPSGNLRLGNTMFVTTVNTLINQTDEFGNIPVVTKNGVPILVKDVARVADATDVTVDYALINGKRSVYLPVVKTADASTWSVVQALKKKIPEIQGLLPDDVKISYEFDQSIFVINAVKSLMTEGGLGALLTGLMVLLFLRDWRSSLIVVITIPVSILLGVLLLGLFGQTINIMTLSGLALAIGILVDQATVTIENIHQHLEMGKSKAQAIYDACQEISFPLLLILLCILAVFAPSFMMNGVPKAMFLPLSLSIGLTMIVSYIIAQTLVPILSNWLIKAETYQHYEHGKLHAHAGEALDRPEEGQVNHHLQQEQKHPEKNDLFERIKIRFMHIIERWMPNKKLIVPVYLVVVLGLAGVCFVTIGKDMMPKLNNGQFQIRIKEPDGTRLERTEDGLKQVLQIIDSTVNHHVAITSAYVGIVPSSYGTSNLYVFNTGTHEAVLQVNLDEDYHINMDELKDVLRKNIASRMPDLRITFEPIDMTEKIMSQGASTPIEIRVAGKDMMQIEGYSNKVLAGLKKISYLRDVQISQPLKFPVVAITLDRLKAAQLGLDIKDVARSVTASTSSSRFTEKNLWLDNKSAYTYQVQVQIPEYVMNTMDELKEIPLVKGQSTPVLGDIASFKVNYVPGEYDRTGPRRFLTVSANIYKKDLGTATAAVQQVIKSVGAPPKGLIAEVKGMSSLLTETLDSLQNGLMFAILVIFLLLAANYQSFKLSLTVLSTVPAVILGSLTALLLTGSTLNLQSYMGMIMSTGVSVANAILIVTNAETLRLDYKDSARAAITSASIRLRPILMTSLAMMAGMIPMASGMGEAGEQTAPLGRAVIGGLFASTLAALFILPQVFAWVQQKTTYDSPSLMKDVNVNEPQQLETSNS, from the coding sequence ATGTCAATGGTCACATCCGCACTTAAACGGCCCATCACAACGGTGGTGGTTACCTTGAGCCTGCTCATCTTTGCAGTGCTTAGTGCTATAAAAATACCGATAGATATTTTCCCGAAATTAAACCTCCCCACCATTTATGTTATTGAATCATATGGCGGTATGTCACCGCAGCAAATGGAGGGTTTCTTTTCAACCCGTTTGCAAGACCAGTTTCTGTACGTGAACGGTATCAAAAGCGTTACCAGTAAAAACATCCAGGGTTTAACTATGGTTAAGCTGAGTTTTTACGAGAGTACAGACATGGCCGAAGCACAGGCCCAGGTGGCTTTGCAGGTAAGCCGCGTAATGAGCTTTTTCCCGCCGGGAGCGCTGCCGCCGCAGGTTGTAAGGTTTGATGCTTCATCGTTGCCCGTTGGGCAATTGGTACTATCCGCCCCCAATCGCAGCCTGAAGGATATTTATGATATGGCTGCTACTAAAGTGAGGCCTATGTTTGCTACTGTTCCCGGCTTATCGGCCCCGCCGCCGTTTGGTTCAAACGCCAGGTCCATTACCTTAAACGTTGATCCAAACAAATTAAGAAGTTACGGCTTGACGCCCGATGAGGTAGTAAGTGCGTTGGCTAAGTTCAATGTGATGTCGCCTTCGGGTAATTTAAGGTTAGGCAACACGATGTTTGTAACTACGGTTAACACGTTGATTAACCAAACAGATGAATTTGGCAATATCCCCGTAGTTACCAAAAACGGCGTACCCATTTTGGTAAAAGATGTTGCCCGTGTTGCCGATGCTACCGACGTTACGGTTGATTATGCGCTGATTAATGGTAAACGCTCTGTTTATTTACCGGTAGTAAAAACCGCCGATGCCAGTACCTGGAGCGTGGTACAGGCTTTGAAAAAGAAGATTCCGGAAATTCAGGGCCTTTTACCCGATGACGTTAAAATCTCGTATGAGTTTGATCAATCCATATTTGTGATAAACGCGGTAAAGAGCCTTATGACAGAAGGCGGTCTGGGCGCATTGCTCACCGGCCTGATGGTATTGTTGTTTTTGCGCGACTGGCGAAGTAGTTTGATCGTGGTGATCACTATCCCGGTATCTATTTTGTTAGGTGTGTTACTTTTAGGCTTATTCGGCCAAACCATCAATATCATGACATTGAGTGGGCTTGCCCTCGCCATAGGCATTTTGGTTGACCAGGCTACAGTAACCATCGAAAATATTCACCAGCACCTGGAGATGGGCAAAAGCAAAGCCCAGGCTATTTATGATGCCTGCCAGGAAATCTCGTTCCCCCTATTGCTCATCCTGCTGTGTATCCTTGCTGTATTCGCGCCATCGTTTATGATGAACGGTGTACCTAAGGCGATGTTTTTACCCCTGTCGCTATCTATTGGCTTAACGATGATCGTATCGTACATCATAGCGCAAACACTGGTGCCTATTTTATCAAACTGGCTTATCAAAGCCGAAACCTATCAGCATTATGAACATGGGAAATTGCATGCCCATGCCGGCGAAGCTTTAGACCGGCCCGAAGAAGGGCAGGTAAATCATCACCTGCAACAGGAGCAGAAACATCCCGAAAAGAATGATCTGTTTGAACGGATAAAAATCCGTTTTATGCATATCATTGAACGCTGGATGCCTAACAAAAAATTAATAGTGCCTGTTTATCTCGTGGTTGTTTTGGGGTTGGCCGGTGTTTGCTTTGTTACCATTGGAAAAGATATGATGCCGAAGCTCAACAACGGCCAGTTTCAGATCAGGATCAAAGAACCGGATGGCACAAGGCTTGAACGTACGGAAGACGGGCTGAAACAGGTTTTGCAAATCATTGACAGCACGGTGAACCATCATGTAGCTATTACATCAGCTTACGTAGGCATTGTGCCAAGCAGCTATGGCACCAGCAACCTTTATGTATTTAATACAGGTACACATGAAGCGGTATTACAGGTTAATCTCGATGAGGATTACCACATCAATATGGATGAGCTTAAAGATGTGCTCCGTAAAAACATAGCATCGCGCATGCCCGATCTCCGCATCACTTTTGAACCTATCGACATGACCGAAAAGATCATGAGCCAGGGTGCATCTACACCTATCGAAATAAGGGTGGCGGGTAAGGATATGATGCAGATAGAAGGTTACTCGAACAAAGTTTTGGCCGGACTTAAAAAGATCAGCTATCTGCGGGATGTACAGATCAGTCAGCCTTTAAAGTTTCCTGTGGTGGCAATAACGCTCGACAGGTTGAAAGCTGCTCAATTAGGCCTGGATATTAAAGATGTTGCCCGCTCGGTTACCGCAAGTACATCATCAAGCCGTTTTACCGAGAAAAACCTTTGGTTGGATAATAAATCGGCCTATACCTACCAGGTACAGGTGCAAATTCCAGAGTATGTGATGAATACAATGGATGAGTTGAAAGAGATTCCACTGGTGAAAGGCCAAAGTACACCTGTACTGGGTGATATCGCCAGCTTTAAAGTTAATTACGTTCCTGGTGAATATGACCGTACCGGTCCGCGCCGCTTCTTAACCGTGAGCGCCAATATTTACAAGAAGGATTTGGGCACTGCTACTGCCGCGGTGCAGCAGGTGATCAAATCTGTCGGAGCACCACCTAAAGGCCTGATTGCTGAAGTTAAGGGTATGTCGAGCTTATTGACAGAAACGCTCGACAGCTTGCAGAACGGTTTGATGTTTGCCATTTTGGTGATCTTTTTATTGCTGGCCGCCAATTACCAGTCGTTTAAATTATCCCTTACAGTACTATCTACCGTACCGGCAGTAATATTGGGATCGCTAACAGCATTACTGCTTACCGGTTCAACACTTAACCTGCAAAGTTACATGGGCATGATCATGTCGACAGGGGTATCGGTGGCAAACGCCATCCTGATCGTAACCAATGCTGAAACCCTGAGACTAGATTATAAAGACTCTGCAAGGGCAGCCATTACCAGTGCGTCCATCAGGTTAAGGCCAATCCTCATGACCAGTTTGGCCATGATGGCAGGTATGATCCCGATGGCATCCGGGATGGGGGAAGCCGGCGAGCAAACCGCGCCATTGGGCCGCGCAGTGATAGGCGGCTTATTTGCCTCAACATTAGCTGCCCTGTTTATACTACCGCAAGTATTTGCCTGGGTACAGCAAAAAACCACTTATGATTCACCGTCCTTAATGAAGGACGTAAATGTTAATGAACCTCAACAACTTGAAACCTCCAATAGCTAA
- a CDS encoding TolC family protein translates to MRISKKFCCLFLGLLITACTYAQQQGNTPVSLKTLLNSVNRNAPTLLTDSAAIAVRQAQAAETRSSWLPNLKLNYQADYGTNNNVAGPYFGFGIIPSNSRGVRPESNTTTVSANVGVAALDWEIYNFGAYGAQNKVANSDIQVQQNQFADSKYQLQAYAIGNYLLLTELENFLTIQARNIKRNQEIRRSVQSLAKSGVRAGVDTSIAEAELSKARLNYIELNNQVKQVQLQLSAVSGLPYQTIVPDTAAETNLINTATGLDPLVIDTTDHPLINYYKSVYQNSLQRETLVKKSYNPKILLEGAVWGRGSSVDANDHFNSLSSGWGFDRNNYLVGIGISYNLFDLRRRQLKLRTQRANTDYTLRKLDEQKQMLAINANQSGVELQTARERLVEIPNQLKAASDGYRQKLSLYKNGLTDIIELNAALNILYRAETDYVQAKYAYSNALFQQAVTGNQVNTVLNLLK, encoded by the coding sequence ATGCGAATTTCAAAGAAGTTCTGCTGCCTGTTTTTAGGCCTGCTAATAACAGCCTGTACTTATGCGCAGCAACAAGGTAACACGCCGGTTAGCTTAAAAACGCTGCTCAACAGCGTAAACCGAAACGCACCCACATTGCTAACCGATTCGGCAGCTATTGCAGTAAGGCAAGCGCAGGCCGCTGAAACCAGGAGCAGCTGGCTCCCTAACCTGAAACTAAATTACCAGGCAGATTATGGCACTAACAACAATGTTGCCGGCCCGTATTTTGGCTTTGGTATCATTCCTTCCAACTCCAGGGGGGTACGGCCCGAAAGCAATACCACCACCGTTTCAGCCAACGTTGGGGTAGCCGCGCTCGACTGGGAGATCTACAATTTTGGTGCCTATGGTGCTCAAAATAAAGTAGCCAACTCTGATATTCAGGTACAGCAAAACCAGTTTGCTGATTCCAAATATCAGTTGCAGGCTTATGCCATTGGCAATTACCTGCTCCTAACGGAACTGGAAAACTTCCTCACCATCCAGGCGCGGAACATAAAACGCAATCAGGAGATCCGCCGGTCGGTACAGTCGCTCGCCAAAAGTGGGGTAAGGGCAGGCGTTGATACCAGCATTGCCGAGGCCGAACTGTCAAAAGCCCGTTTGAACTATATCGAACTGAACAACCAGGTGAAGCAGGTACAGTTACAGCTTTCGGCTGTCAGCGGCTTACCCTATCAGACAATAGTACCCGATACTGCTGCCGAAACAAATCTTATCAATACCGCAACCGGCCTCGACCCTTTGGTCATCGACACCACCGATCATCCATTGATCAATTATTATAAATCGGTATATCAAAACAGTTTGCAGCGGGAAACGCTCGTTAAAAAAAGCTACAATCCTAAAATATTATTGGAAGGCGCCGTTTGGGGCAGGGGATCAAGTGTTGATGCTAACGACCATTTTAACAGCCTCAGCAGCGGATGGGGGTTCGACAGGAATAATTACCTGGTAGGTATAGGCATTTCTTACAACCTGTTTGATCTGCGCCGCAGGCAACTGAAACTAAGAACGCAACGCGCCAATACAGATTATACACTCCGGAAGCTGGATGAGCAAAAACAAATGCTGGCCATCAATGCCAACCAGTCGGGCGTAGAGCTGCAAACCGCCCGCGAACGCCTGGTTGAGATCCCCAATCAGCTTAAAGCAGCTTCTGATGGGTACCGGCAAAAGCTGTCATTATACAAAAATGGGCTAACCGATATCATTGAGCTTAACGCCGCGCTCAATATCCTTTACCGCGCCGAAACTGACTATGTACAGGCTAAATATGCCTATTCAAATGCCCTGTTCCAGCAGGCCGTTACCGGCAACCAGGTAAATACTGTATTAAACCTTTTAAAATAA